The proteins below come from a single Rhizobium tropici CIAT 899 genomic window:
- a CDS encoding tyrosine phosphatase family protein — MTRIVVSPLARIAEMAVHHGAREMISLMAKEHSFHRPAVIQADRHLLLHMNDISFAGTGDLVAPQEAHVRAIIDFVSGWDRSAPLLIHCWMGVSRSPAAALIAALAVHPQQDDLVLVHRLRASSPFVTPNARLVAIGDELLGRQGRLVAAVKQIGRGADADGNAPFTLSLAS, encoded by the coding sequence GTGACCAGGATCGTCGTATCGCCGCTCGCGCGCATTGCCGAAATGGCCGTTCATCATGGCGCGCGCGAAATGATCAGCCTGATGGCCAAGGAGCACAGCTTCCACCGCCCGGCGGTCATCCAGGCGGATCGGCATCTGCTGCTCCATATGAACGACATCAGTTTTGCCGGGACAGGCGATCTCGTCGCTCCACAGGAGGCGCATGTTCGCGCGATTATCGATTTTGTCTCCGGCTGGGATCGAAGCGCGCCTTTGCTTATCCATTGCTGGATGGGCGTCTCCCGCTCGCCGGCGGCAGCGCTGATCGCGGCTTTGGCCGTTCACCCCCAGCAAGACGATTTAGTGCTGGTGCATCGGCTGCGGGCGAGCTCGCCATTCGTCACGCCGAATGCCCGGCTGGTCGCCATCGGCGATGAGCTGCTGGGGCGCCAAGGGCGCCTGGTCGCGGCAGTCAAACAGATCGGCCGCGGCGCGGATGCCGACGGCAATGCGCCTTTCACACTATCCTTGGCCAGCTAA
- a CDS encoding YfbR-like 5'-deoxynucleotidase: protein MTSATTARAWQRMLSGRRLDLLDPSPLDVEISDIAHGLARVARWNGQTSGDHAFSVAQHSLVVEAIFRHLNPATPGELLAALLHDAPEYVIGDMISPFKSVVGGDYKAVEKRLEAAIYRRFALPPHCAPKLKERIKKADTISAYFEATLLAGFSPEEARKFFGQPRDITREMLPIEPLPAIEAQRLFLKRFEAIEAERAAMRVGA, encoded by the coding sequence ATGACATCGGCGACGACTGCGCGCGCCTGGCAGCGTATGTTATCCGGGCGCAGGCTCGACCTACTGGACCCGTCGCCGCTCGATGTCGAGATCAGTGACATTGCGCATGGGCTTGCCCGTGTCGCGCGCTGGAACGGCCAGACCTCCGGCGATCACGCCTTTTCGGTGGCGCAGCACAGCCTCGTGGTGGAGGCGATCTTTCGTCACCTCAATCCGGCGACGCCGGGCGAACTGCTCGCCGCCTTGCTGCATGATGCACCGGAATATGTGATCGGCGACATGATCTCGCCCTTCAAGTCCGTTGTCGGCGGCGATTACAAGGCCGTGGAAAAGCGGCTCGAAGCAGCCATCTACCGGCGCTTCGCCCTGCCCCCCCATTGCGCGCCGAAGCTCAAGGAAAGAATCAAGAAGGCCGACACGATCTCTGCCTATTTCGAGGCAACGCTGCTTGCGGGCTTTTCGCCCGAGGAGGCGCGCAAGTTCTTCGGTCAGCCGCGCGACATCACGCGCGAGATGCTGCCGATCGAGCCTTTGCCGGCAATCGAGGCGCAACGGCTGTTTCTGAAGCGCTTCGAAGCGATCGAGGCGGAGCGCGCTGCCATGAGGGTTGGGGCGTGA
- a CDS encoding YgfZ/GcvT domain-containing protein: protein MPAVFLRERSFIRITGAEAEAFLHNLITTDLVSLGADEARPGALLTPQGKILFDLMIWRDGAGFLLETDTAQREGLLKRLTMYRLRAKVDFVAEDTQGVTVAWGDNATHGPKDSRFAKAGIVLTRTPNEHGGDPETLYDTLRIANGIAVSGLDFALQDAFPHDVLMDLNGGLGFRKGCYIGQEVVSRMHHRGTARRRVVIVSGSSELPSSGTELTVGGKPIGTLGSTAGNMGLAIVRIDRAGEAIAEEAPIRAGDIDVTVSLPAWSGLSFPTRADEASA, encoded by the coding sequence ATGCCAGCCGTATTCCTCAGAGAGCGCTCCTTTATCCGCATCACCGGCGCAGAAGCAGAAGCGTTTCTGCACAATCTCATCACCACCGATCTCGTCTCGCTTGGCGCCGATGAGGCTCGCCCCGGCGCGTTGCTGACGCCGCAGGGCAAGATCCTGTTCGACCTCATGATCTGGCGGGATGGCGCAGGGTTTCTACTCGAAACCGACACGGCGCAGCGGGAAGGTCTGCTGAAGCGGCTCACCATGTATCGGCTGCGCGCCAAGGTCGATTTCGTCGCTGAGGATACCCAGGGGGTCACGGTCGCGTGGGGAGATAATGCGACGCATGGACCAAAGGACAGTCGCTTCGCCAAGGCGGGCATTGTGCTGACCCGGACGCCCAACGAGCACGGCGGCGACCCCGAGACACTTTATGACACGCTGCGGATCGCCAACGGCATCGCCGTTTCCGGCCTCGATTTCGCGTTGCAAGATGCGTTCCCGCACGATGTGCTGATGGATCTGAACGGAGGCCTTGGCTTTCGAAAAGGTTGCTATATCGGCCAGGAAGTGGTTTCGCGCATGCATCATCGCGGCACGGCGCGCAGGCGCGTCGTCATTGTCAGCGGCAGTTCGGAATTGCCCTCCTCCGGTACGGAATTGACCGTCGGCGGCAAGCCGATCGGCACGCTCGGCTCGACCGCCGGCAATATGGGCCTTGCCATCGTCCGTATCGACCGGGCCGGCGAAGCCATTGCCGAAGAGGCTCCGATAAGGGCTGGCGATATCGACGTCACCGTGTCTCTTCCTGCTTGGTCCGGCCTCTCCTTCCCCACCCGCGCCGATGAGGCGTCGGCATGA
- a CDS encoding TIGR02301 family protein: MIHNLGPPLLICIALAAAFPAAAQPAASTPPAQAPDGGNAEQPVPYDERLSRLSEILGSIDYLRNLCSPTREDGWRGDMQQLLDTETKNEPKRKERLTAAFNRGYRSFASVYTNCTPQARIAEERYRNEGATLATEITARFGN, encoded by the coding sequence ATGATTCATAACCTTGGCCCACCGCTTCTGATCTGCATCGCGCTTGCCGCCGCCTTTCCCGCTGCCGCACAGCCGGCAGCGAGCACGCCGCCGGCACAGGCGCCCGATGGCGGGAATGCGGAGCAGCCGGTACCCTACGACGAACGGCTGTCCCGGCTTTCCGAAATCCTCGGCTCGATCGACTATCTGCGCAATCTCTGCAGCCCGACACGGGAGGATGGTTGGCGCGGCGACATGCAGCAATTGCTCGACACGGAAACCAAGAACGAGCCAAAGCGAAAAGAAAGGCTGACTGCGGCTTTCAACCGAGGGTATAGGTCCTTTGCATCGGTTTACACGAATTGCACGCCGCAGGCCCGCATCGCGGAAGAGCGATACCGTAACGAAGGTGCAACACTGGCGACAGAAATCACCGCACGCTTTGGAAATTGA
- a CDS encoding NUDIX hydrolase codes for MTSNPRPASSAILERNGRFLLVLRSNPPSADMYAFPGGRAEEGEMPADAALREFKEETGISARNPRLFETYDLRSHAADGTLTSHFLLSVFLVDADEDAVAEAADDAAAIGWYTVEEVRALPVPASVLECVERLAAENA; via the coding sequence ATGACTTCCAATCCTCGCCCTGCCTCTTCCGCCATTCTCGAGCGCAATGGCCGCTTCCTGCTTGTCTTGCGCAGCAATCCGCCGTCTGCCGACATGTATGCCTTTCCGGGCGGGCGGGCCGAGGAAGGAGAGATGCCGGCCGACGCGGCCCTGCGCGAGTTCAAGGAGGAGACCGGCATATCAGCCCGCAATCCCCGCCTGTTCGAAACCTACGACCTGCGTTCCCATGCGGCAGACGGAACGCTGACGAGCCACTTCCTGCTCTCGGTCTTCCTTGTGGACGCCGATGAGGATGCCGTCGCCGAGGCCGCCGACGATGCGGCTGCCATCGGCTGGTACACGGTGGAGGAGGTGCGCGCCCTGCCCGTTCCGGCCAGCGTGCTCGAATGCGTGGAACGGCTTGCTGCAGAAAACGCATAG
- a CDS encoding YnfA family protein — MIYGLYALAALAEIAGCFAFWAWLRLSKPVWWLAPGLVSLALFAWLLALVPSEAAGRTFAAYGGVYIVASILWLWLAEGRLPDRWDISGAVICLVGAGIILFGPRG, encoded by the coding sequence ATGATCTACGGGCTATACGCTTTGGCTGCTCTCGCCGAGATCGCAGGCTGCTTTGCCTTCTGGGCGTGGCTGCGTCTGTCGAAGCCGGTCTGGTGGCTGGCACCCGGCCTTGTCTCCCTGGCGCTCTTTGCCTGGCTGCTGGCACTGGTGCCGAGCGAGGCGGCGGGGCGCACCTTTGCTGCCTATGGCGGCGTCTATATCGTTGCCTCCATTCTCTGGCTCTGGCTTGCCGAAGGGCGGCTGCCGGACCGGTGGGATATTTCGGGCGCCGTCATCTGCCTTGTCGGCGCGGGGATCATTCTCTTTGGTCCGCGCGGCTGA
- a CDS encoding SOS response-associated peptidase translates to MCGRFALTSTADQVGEALGVLLNEAFPARYNIAPTQPILVVISGDRQRPGSNLPDRRALLVRWGFMPDWVKDPKEFPLLINARAETAIGKASFRAAMRHRRILIPASGFYEWHRPPKESGEKSQAYWIRPRSGGVIAFAGLMETWSSADGSEVDTGAILTTAANSAIRSIHDRMPVVIKPEDFARWLDCKTQEPRDVLDLMKPVQEDFFEAIPVSDRVNKVANMGPDVQTPVMLDPVRKPPKKADSDDGQLSLL, encoded by the coding sequence ATGTGCGGACGTTTCGCTTTGACATCGACGGCAGACCAGGTGGGCGAAGCGCTCGGCGTCCTGCTGAATGAGGCATTTCCCGCGCGCTATAATATTGCGCCGACGCAGCCGATCCTTGTCGTCATATCGGGCGATAGGCAGCGACCGGGCAGCAACCTGCCGGATCGCCGTGCTCTGCTCGTGCGCTGGGGCTTTATGCCCGACTGGGTGAAGGATCCCAAGGAGTTCCCGCTGCTGATCAATGCGCGAGCGGAAACGGCCATCGGCAAGGCGTCCTTTCGTGCCGCCATGCGCCATCGCCGCATCCTCATTCCTGCATCCGGTTTCTACGAATGGCATCGGCCGCCGAAGGAGAGCGGCGAGAAGTCGCAGGCCTATTGGATTCGGCCTCGCAGCGGCGGCGTCATCGCTTTTGCCGGGCTGATGGAAACTTGGTCGTCGGCCGACGGTTCCGAGGTCGATACGGGTGCGATCCTGACGACGGCGGCAAACAGCGCCATTCGATCCATCCATGACCGCATGCCCGTTGTTATCAAACCGGAGGATTTCGCTCGCTGGCTCGATTGCAAGACGCAGGAGCCGCGCGATGTCCTTGATCTGATGAAGCCGGTTCAGGAGGATTTTTTCGAGGCGATCCCGGTTTCGGATCGCGTCAACAAGGTTGCCAATATGGGGCCGGATGTGCAGACACCCGTAATGCTCGATCCGGTCAGAAAGCCGCCGAAGAAGGCGGATTCGGACGATGGCCAGCTAAGCCTTCTCTGA
- the pssA gene encoding CDP-diacylglycerol--serine O-phosphatidyltransferase, whose product MKTPFPPFEPHGPNDEARGPRLREIPLRLIVPNMITVLAICSGLTGIRLAFENRYELAVVAVLVAAFLDGIDGRVARLMKATSKFGAQMDSLADIVNFGVAPALVVYVFLLDQARSLGWIAALIYTIAAGLRLARFNVMAEREHKASWQSEYFVGVPAPAGAMLVLLPVYLGFLGLTPDRTFALWGAAYTVLIGFLLVSRLPVWSGKSEGNGVRRDLVLPIMLGLVVYVALLMSYTWHVMVVTVVIYLLSLPFGARSWAKKYGTYTINGPADPNVDDSNDDIGRHI is encoded by the coding sequence ATGAAGACGCCTTTTCCGCCTTTCGAGCCACACGGGCCTAACGACGAAGCACGCGGACCGCGTCTCCGGGAAATTCCGTTGCGGCTGATCGTGCCGAACATGATCACCGTGCTGGCGATCTGCTCGGGCCTGACGGGCATTCGTCTCGCTTTCGAAAACCGCTACGAGCTCGCCGTCGTGGCCGTGCTGGTCGCCGCCTTCCTGGACGGCATCGACGGGCGCGTCGCGCGGTTAATGAAGGCCACCTCGAAGTTCGGCGCGCAGATGGATTCGCTCGCCGACATCGTCAACTTCGGCGTTGCCCCGGCGCTCGTCGTCTACGTCTTCCTGCTCGACCAGGCCCGCTCGCTTGGCTGGATCGCGGCACTGATCTACACGATCGCCGCCGGGCTGCGGCTCGCCCGCTTCAACGTCATGGCCGAGCGCGAGCACAAGGCTTCCTGGCAGTCGGAATATTTCGTCGGCGTACCCGCGCCTGCCGGCGCCATGCTGGTGCTGCTGCCTGTTTATCTCGGCTTTCTCGGCCTGACGCCGGACCGCACCTTCGCCTTGTGGGGTGCAGCCTATACCGTCCTCATCGGCTTTCTTCTGGTCAGCCGTCTGCCGGTATGGTCCGGCAAATCGGAAGGCAATGGCGTAAGGCGTGATCTGGTGCTGCCGATCATGCTCGGCCTTGTCGTCTATGTCGCGCTGCTAATGAGCTACACGTGGCATGTCATGGTCGTGACCGTCGTCATCTATTTGCTGTCCCTGCCCTTCGGTGCGCGCTCCTGGGCGAAGAAATACGGCACCTACACCATCAACGGCCCCGCGGATCCCAATGTCGACGATTCCAATGACGACATAGGCCGGCATATCTGA
- a CDS encoding phosphatidylserine decarboxylase, producing the protein MSLMNSVRNVIVPVHKEGYPFVAGFFVASLVLGWIFKPLFWIGLILTLWCAYFFRDPERLTPQDDDLAISPADGKVSSVQMVTPPAELNLGSQPMLRISIFMNVFDCHVNRSPMRGRITNVAYRQGSFLNAELDKASEQNERNGLVIETKHGEIGVVQIAGLVARRILCFVHPNEPLDAGERIGLIRFGSRLDVFLPEGASSRVAVGQRAIAGETVIAEFGSAKGATLSRRS; encoded by the coding sequence ATGAGCTTGATGAACAGCGTGCGCAATGTCATCGTTCCCGTACACAAGGAGGGCTATCCCTTCGTTGCAGGTTTCTTCGTCGCGTCGCTGGTGCTCGGTTGGATCTTCAAGCCGCTCTTCTGGATCGGCCTGATCCTGACGCTGTGGTGCGCCTATTTCTTCCGCGATCCCGAACGCCTGACGCCCCAGGACGATGATCTGGCGATATCGCCGGCGGACGGTAAGGTTTCGAGCGTGCAGATGGTGACGCCGCCGGCTGAGCTCAACCTCGGCAGCCAGCCGATGCTGCGTATCTCGATCTTCATGAACGTCTTCGATTGCCATGTGAACCGCTCGCCTATGCGCGGCCGCATCACCAACGTCGCCTATCGTCAGGGCAGCTTCCTCAATGCCGAACTCGACAAGGCCAGCGAACAGAACGAGCGCAACGGCCTCGTGATCGAAACGAAGCATGGCGAAATCGGCGTCGTGCAGATTGCCGGCCTCGTTGCCCGGCGCATTCTTTGCTTCGTCCATCCGAACGAGCCGCTGGATGCCGGCGAGCGCATCGGCCTCATCCGTTTCGGCTCGCGCCTCGATGTCTTCCTGCCGGAAGGTGCTTCGTCGCGCGTTGCCGTCGGCCAGCGGGCGATCGCCGGCGAAACCGTCATTGCCGAATTCGGCTCGGCCAAGGGCGCAACCCTTAGCCGCCGCAGCTGA
- a CDS encoding acid phosphatase: protein MRTLAKALSLLLVVGLASPVFAEDAKPFADAKEINLLDLLPPPPANDSAQMKAELGEILTIQVTRTPEMAARAVADAEENVWRFSDVIDNPKFTKENLPKFSAFFDRVVETEGAVVDPAKDVWKRPRPHLYSDLVKPIVPLSKSGSYPSGHTTVGTLMGIVLANMVPEKRAAIMARAWEYGHNRIVGGIHYASDIEAGRIAGTVIAETIMTHDDYKTEYEGAKTELRAALGL, encoded by the coding sequence ATGCGTACTCTTGCCAAAGCTTTAAGCCTTTTGCTCGTCGTCGGCCTGGCCTCGCCGGTTTTCGCCGAGGATGCCAAGCCTTTCGCCGATGCTAAGGAGATCAACCTCCTCGATCTGCTTCCGCCCCCGCCTGCCAATGATTCCGCGCAGATGAAGGCGGAGCTCGGCGAAATCCTGACGATCCAGGTGACCCGCACACCGGAAATGGCGGCACGCGCCGTGGCCGACGCGGAAGAGAATGTCTGGCGCTTTTCCGACGTCATCGACAATCCGAAATTCACCAAGGAAAACCTGCCGAAGTTTTCGGCCTTCTTCGATCGCGTCGTCGAGACCGAAGGCGCCGTCGTCGACCCAGCCAAGGATGTCTGGAAGCGTCCGCGCCCGCATCTCTACAGCGATCTCGTCAAGCCGATCGTACCGCTCTCCAAGTCCGGCTCCTATCCGTCCGGCCACACCACGGTCGGCACGCTGATGGGCATCGTGCTTGCGAATATGGTGCCGGAAAAGCGCGCCGCCATCATGGCCCGCGCCTGGGAATACGGCCATAACCGCATCGTCGGCGGCATCCATTACGCCTCCGACATCGAAGCCGGCCGCATTGCAGGCACCGTCATCGCCGAAACCATCATGACGCATGACGATTACAAGACCGAGTATGAAGGCGCCAAGACGGAACTGCGCGCTGCTCTCGGCCTCTGA
- a CDS encoding ABCB family ABC transporter ATP-binding protein/permease — translation MAGQKKTISADSSNPLNTIVNLWPYMWPSGRMDLKMRVVWATVFLLVSKFFLLLVPYFFKWSVDALNGKLDMQGILPAFLVGAVALIIATNATRLIQLGLNQLRDALFASVGQYAVRQLAYRTFVHMHELSLRFHLERKTGGLSRIIERGTKGIETIVRFTILNTFPTFIEFLLTAIIFWRGYGFSYLAVTAVTVWLYIWFTVKASDWRISIRRTMNNSDTDANTKAIDSLLNFETVKYFGNEEMEAKRFDQSMERYEKAATSVWTSLGWLNFGQGLIFGLGTTVMMVMSGWSVLNGQHTVGDFVFINAMLLQLSVPLNFIGFVYREIRQGLTDIEEMFDLLEVKPEVVDAPDAKELVIGNGAITFKDVHFAYDPARPILKGISFEVPAGKTVAVVGPSGAGKSTLSRLLYRFYDVQSGTITIDGQDLRTVTQKSLRKVIGMVPQDTVLFNDTIAYNVRYGRPGASEAEVMAAAEIAQIGDFIRQLPEGFETKVGERGLKLSGGEKQRVAIARTVLKSPPVLILDEATSALDTTTEREIQAALDVVSKNRTTLVIAHRLSTVIGADEIIVLKSGVIAERGTHAELLARNGLYASMWNRQREATQAEEHLKQVRENDDLGVIDRLAPAR, via the coding sequence ATGGCAGGCCAGAAGAAAACCATATCGGCGGATTCCAGCAATCCGTTGAACACGATCGTCAATCTCTGGCCCTATATGTGGCCGAGCGGGCGCATGGATCTAAAGATGCGGGTGGTCTGGGCGACCGTCTTCCTGCTGGTCTCGAAATTCTTCCTGCTGCTGGTCCCCTACTTCTTCAAATGGTCCGTCGATGCGCTGAACGGCAAGCTCGACATGCAGGGCATTCTGCCTGCCTTCCTGGTCGGCGCTGTCGCCTTGATCATCGCCACGAACGCGACGCGCCTGATCCAGCTCGGCCTCAACCAGCTGCGCGACGCGCTGTTTGCGAGTGTCGGTCAGTATGCGGTGCGCCAGCTCGCCTACAGGACCTTCGTGCACATGCACGAACTCTCGCTGCGTTTCCATCTGGAGCGGAAGACCGGCGGCCTCTCTCGCATCATCGAGCGCGGCACCAAGGGCATCGAGACGATCGTCCGCTTCACGATCCTCAACACGTTTCCGACCTTCATCGAATTCCTGCTGACCGCCATTATCTTCTGGCGCGGCTATGGCTTTTCCTATCTCGCGGTCACAGCCGTCACGGTCTGGCTCTACATCTGGTTCACCGTCAAGGCGAGCGACTGGCGCATCTCCATCCGCCGGACGATGAACAACAGCGACACCGACGCCAACACCAAGGCGATCGATTCGCTGCTGAACTTCGAGACGGTCAAATATTTCGGCAACGAGGAGATGGAAGCCAAACGCTTCGATCAATCGATGGAGCGATATGAAAAGGCTGCCACCAGCGTCTGGACGTCACTTGGCTGGCTGAACTTCGGCCAGGGCTTGATCTTCGGCCTCGGCACGACAGTGATGATGGTCATGTCCGGCTGGTCTGTCCTCAACGGCCAACACACGGTCGGAGACTTCGTCTTCATCAATGCCATGCTGCTGCAGCTCTCCGTGCCGCTCAACTTCATCGGCTTCGTCTATCGCGAAATACGCCAGGGCCTGACCGATATCGAGGAGATGTTCGATCTGCTCGAGGTCAAGCCCGAGGTGGTCGATGCGCCTGACGCCAAGGAACTTGTCATCGGTAATGGCGCGATCACGTTCAAGGACGTGCATTTCGCCTATGATCCGGCCCGGCCGATCCTGAAGGGCATTTCTTTCGAGGTTCCGGCAGGCAAGACCGTCGCCGTCGTCGGGCCTTCAGGCGCCGGAAAATCGACGTTGTCGCGCCTGCTTTATCGTTTCTACGACGTGCAAAGCGGTACGATCACCATCGACGGCCAGGATCTGCGAACCGTCACGCAGAAGAGCCTGCGCAAGGTCATCGGCATGGTGCCGCAGGATACCGTGCTTTTCAACGATACCATCGCCTACAACGTCCGCTATGGCCGGCCGGGCGCAAGCGAGGCGGAAGTGATGGCGGCCGCGGAGATCGCGCAGATCGGCGATTTCATCCGTCAACTGCCGGAAGGCTTCGAGACCAAGGTCGGCGAACGCGGTCTCAAATTGTCTGGCGGCGAGAAGCAGCGCGTGGCGATCGCGCGCACCGTTCTTAAATCGCCGCCCGTTCTGATCCTCGACGAGGCGACCTCTGCGCTCGATACGACGACCGAGCGCGAAATACAGGCCGCACTCGACGTCGTCTCCAAGAACCGCACGACACTTGTGATTGCTCATCGTCTGTCGACTGTTATCGGCGCGGACGAGATCATCGTGCTGAAAAGTGGTGTGATCGCCGAGCGCGGCACACATGCCGAACTGCTGGCGCGGAACGGGCTTTATGCATCCATGTGGAACCGCCAGCGCGAGGCGACGCAGGCCGAGGAGCATCTGAAGCAGGTGCGCGAGAACGACGACCTGGGCGTTATCGATCGGCTGGCGCCGGCAAGGTGA